The Streptomyces sp. NBC_01255 genome window below encodes:
- a CDS encoding oxidoreductase, whose product MNHDSRTAARSSPHTDRSPDAIPDQSGRLAVVTGANSGIGYETARQLARRGAVVVLACRSHERGLDALERLRADVPGVQAELRLLDLADLASVRGFAEGWNRGPIDLLVNNAGIAMVPFARTADGFESQFGVNHLGTFALTGLLLPHLLAAPGPRVVTVSSEGQRFARFDMTNLNAERRYRAAFAYVQSKRANLYFAVELQRRADATGQKLRSMAVAPGLTRSNVLTGGANGTRGRAYGILTKLLLRVAFRPTADGAKTSLYASTVPELPGGSYVVPDGPFQLRGEPVLRGRGRALQDSATAHRLWALSERLTGVRYAWPTDVSPRGLSASGT is encoded by the coding sequence GGACGCCTGGCCGTCGTCACCGGCGCGAACAGCGGCATCGGGTACGAGACCGCCCGTCAACTCGCCCGCCGCGGCGCCGTGGTCGTCCTGGCCTGCCGCAGCCACGAGCGCGGGCTGGACGCGCTGGAGCGCCTGCGCGCCGACGTACCCGGCGTCCAGGCCGAACTACGGCTCCTCGACCTCGCGGACCTGGCGTCCGTGCGCGGCTTCGCCGAGGGCTGGAACCGCGGCCCCATCGACCTCCTCGTCAACAACGCCGGCATTGCCATGGTGCCGTTCGCCCGGACCGCCGACGGATTCGAGTCGCAGTTCGGCGTCAACCACCTCGGCACGTTCGCCCTCACCGGCCTTCTCCTCCCCCACCTCTTGGCCGCCCCCGGGCCGCGCGTCGTCACCGTCAGCAGCGAGGGCCAGCGGTTCGCGCGCTTCGACATGACCAACCTCAACGCCGAGCGCCGCTACCGGGCCGCCTTCGCCTACGTACAGTCCAAGCGGGCCAACCTCTACTTCGCGGTGGAGCTCCAGCGCAGGGCCGACGCCACCGGGCAGAAGCTGCGCAGCATGGCCGTCGCCCCCGGGCTCACGCGCTCCAACGTCCTCACCGGCGGCGCCAACGGCACGCGGGGCCGCGCGTACGGGATCCTCACGAAGCTGCTCCTGCGCGTGGCGTTCCGCCCCACCGCCGACGGGGCCAAGACCTCGCTGTACGCCTCGACCGTCCCCGAACTGCCCGGCGGGAGCTACGTCGTGCCCGACGGGCCGTTCCAGCTCCGGGGCGAGCCCGTCCTCCGCGGCCGGGGACGCGCCCTCCAGGACTCCGCCACGGCACACCGGCTCTGGGCTCTGTCGGAGCGGCTCACGGGTGTGCGCTACGCATGGCCCACGGACGTGTCACCTCGGGGCCTGAGCGCTTCCGGAACATGA
- the rox gene encoding rifampin monooxygenase translates to MLDVVIAGGGPTGLMLAAELRLHGVRVVVLERLTEPTLQQRARGIHARSVEVMDQRGLLDRFRAVGEPFSVGALFSALTKPWPDRVDTAHPYGLLLPQTETERLLTEHAVELGAEIRRGCELVGLSQDEDGVTAELADGTRLRARYLVGCDGGRSAVRKLLDVGFPGQPARNETLLGEMALAEDPATVAEVTAQIRTTNVRFGTIPNGDGTYRVIVPAADVSEDRPATPTLEEFTERLREVAGTDFGAHSPHWLSRFGDASRLAEQYRVGRVLLAGDAAHIHPPTGGQGLNLGVQDAFNLGWKLAAEVNGWAPEGLLDTYHAERHPEGERVLTSTLAQGVLLEDTPGAKALRELFSKLLDFEEVNRYITESITAVGVRYDLGEGHELLGRRLRDLALKQGRLYGLMHAGRGLLLDRTGRLSVEGWADRVDHVVDATEELDAPAVLLRPDGHVAWVGEDQQDLLVHLPKWFGAAAS, encoded by the coding sequence ATGCTCGACGTAGTCATTGCCGGCGGCGGACCGACCGGACTGATGCTGGCCGCCGAACTGCGGCTGCACGGGGTGCGGGTGGTCGTGCTGGAGCGGTTGACCGAGCCGACTCTTCAGCAGCGTGCGCGCGGCATCCACGCGCGCAGCGTCGAGGTGATGGACCAGCGCGGCCTGCTCGACCGGTTCCGCGCGGTCGGCGAGCCGTTCTCGGTCGGCGCCCTGTTCTCCGCCCTCACCAAGCCGTGGCCGGACCGGGTGGACACCGCGCACCCGTACGGTCTCCTGCTCCCGCAGACGGAGACGGAGCGGCTGCTCACCGAGCACGCCGTCGAGCTCGGCGCCGAGATCCGGCGCGGCTGCGAATTGGTCGGGCTGAGCCAGGACGAGGACGGGGTCACCGCCGAACTCGCCGACGGAACCCGGCTGCGGGCCCGCTATCTCGTCGGCTGTGACGGCGGTCGCAGCGCGGTGCGCAAGCTGCTCGATGTCGGCTTCCCCGGTCAGCCGGCCAGGAACGAGACGCTGCTCGGCGAGATGGCGCTCGCCGAGGACCCGGCGACGGTGGCCGAGGTGACGGCGCAGATCCGCACGACCAACGTCCGGTTCGGCACCATCCCCAACGGGGACGGCACGTACCGCGTCATCGTGCCTGCCGCTGACGTGAGCGAGGACCGCCCGGCCACGCCGACGCTGGAGGAGTTCACGGAGCGGCTCCGCGAGGTCGCCGGCACCGACTTCGGCGCGCACTCGCCGCACTGGCTCTCCCGGTTCGGCGACGCCAGCCGCCTGGCGGAGCAGTACCGGGTCGGCCGGGTGCTGCTGGCCGGCGACGCGGCGCACATCCACCCGCCGACCGGCGGGCAGGGGCTCAACCTCGGCGTGCAGGACGCGTTCAACCTCGGCTGGAAGCTGGCCGCCGAGGTGAACGGCTGGGCGCCGGAGGGGCTGCTGGACACCTACCACGCCGAACGGCACCCGGAGGGCGAGCGCGTACTGACGAGCACCCTCGCGCAGGGCGTGCTCCTGGAGGACACTCCCGGCGCGAAGGCCCTGCGGGAGCTGTTCTCGAAGCTCCTGGACTTCGAGGAGGTCAACCGGTACATCACGGAGTCGATCACCGCGGTCGGGGTCCGCTACGACCTCGGCGAGGGCCACGAACTGCTCGGCCGGCGGCTGCGGGACCTGGCGCTGAAGCAGGGGCGGCTGTACGGGCTGATGCACGCCGGTCGCGGGCTGCTGCTCGACCGGACCGGCCGGCTCTCGGTGGAGGGCTGGGCGGACCGGGTCGACCATGTCGTCGACGCCACCGAGGAACTCGACGCACCCGCCGTGCTGCTGAGGCCCGACGGCCACGTCGCCTGGGTGGGCGAGGACCAGCAGGACCTCCTCGTGCACCTGCCGAAGTGGTTCGGCGCCGCCGCGAGTTGA